Proteins found in one Eretmochelys imbricata isolate rEreImb1 chromosome 9, rEreImb1.hap1, whole genome shotgun sequence genomic segment:
- the LOC144270323 gene encoding ligand of Numb protein X 2-like translates to MLDIMADPAVEEQVSKISELCHKCGQFHLLQDNHLYNFQDEVDDELVCHICLQPLLQPMDTPCGHTYCFKCLENFMQEYNFCPMDRKKLSFQYCRKSSLLVRNLLDKLTILCPFQKECQQTMQRCELEAHLQNRCPGFKKYKSDIERRKNPHSKGKEDPITREETNAAREAELTDGASSLVAESSIAAVVSLGTVEPGLVNPAFEEGEEGDLPQKASLVAETSTIEIHRDDPEEELGMRIVGGKDTPLGNIVVQEVLRDSVVASDGKIAPGDHILEVNGVNISSMTHCQAISLLRHPSPVLHLMVLQEKGFSNRTLKQDSSPAVNREVIHVTLMKRDPSEPLGIKLIRKTDEAGIFILDLLDGGLAAKNGKLSQNDKVLSINGQDLRQGTPEAAAQIIQASEARVNFVALRQSGVQLPDAVEDGGTPSSSSSSSGGSPVHHRRRPDQNHYRRKSNYQKDLPQGYLSQEKTVAIKKEPKESLGITIGGGRDNKNKLPIYVTSVQPIGCLFRDGRIKRGDVLLNINGIDLTHLNYYEAVSALKSNAASHTVVLKALEILVPERVPEPTDPSSDIREHGFSWSPLWITWLGLPTYLHFCQDIVLRKSNSESWGFSIVGGFEEGKGNQPFFIKTIVPATPAFCDRRLKCGDEIVAVNGVSAVGMSNSELIPMLKEQKNKVTLTLVSWPGSLV, encoded by the exons ATGTTGGATATCATGGCTGACCCTGCAGTGGAAGAGCAGGTCTCTAAAATCAGTGAACTTTGCCATAAATGTGGCCAATTCCACCTGTTACAGGACAATCATCTTTATAACTTCCAAGATGAAGTGGATGATGAGCTGGTTTGCCATATCTGCCTTCAGCCTTTGCTCCAGCCCATGGATACACCCTGTGGACACACATACTGTTTCAAGTGCCTTGAGAACTTCATGCAGGAGTATAACTTTTGTCCCATGGATCGGAAAAAACTGAGTTTCCAATACTGCCGAAAGTCTAGCCTTCTAGTGAGAAACCTGCTGGATAAGTTGACTATCCTCTGTCCCTTCCAGAAAGAGTGTCAGCAGACTATGCAGAGGTGTGAACTAGAAGCCCATTTACAGAACAG GTGTCCTGGCTTCAAGAAATACAAGTCTGACatagaaaggagaaaaaatcCACATTCCAAGGGCAAGGAAGATCCCATAACCAGGGAGGAAACTAATGCTGCCAGAGAGGCGGAGCTAACAGATGGAGCATCCTCGCTGGTGGCAGAAAGCTCTATAGCGGCTGTGGTATCTCTGGGGACTGTGGAGCCTGGACTCGTTAATCCAGCCTTTGAGGAGGGTGAAGAAGGAG ACCTGCCTCAGAAAGCTAGTCTTGTGGCTGAAACAAGTACAATTGAAATTCACCGAGATGATCCAGAAGAAGAGCTAGGAATGCGGATAGTTGGGGGCAAAGACACCCCTTTAGGGAACATTGTTGTTCAGGAAGTCCTTCGGGATTCTGTTGTTGCTTCAGATGGAAAAATAGCACCTGGAGACCATATCCTTGAG GTGAATGGTGTCAACATCAGCAGCATGACTCATTGCCAAGCTATCTCCTTGCTGCGCCACCCAAGTCCTGTTCTTCACCTTATGGTCCTGCAGGAAAAGGGATTTTCCAACAGGACTCTCAAACAGGATTCTAGCCCTGCTGTTAACCGGGAAGTGATTCACGTTACGCTGATGAAGAGAGACCCATCTGAACCGCTGGGAATCAAACTGATTAGGAAGACCGACGAGGCAGGGATTTTTATTCTGGATCTGCTTGACGGAGGCTTGGCAGCCAAAAATGGAAAGCTGAGTCAGAATGACAAAGTCCTCTCTATAAATGGCCAGGACCTGAGGCAGGGAACACCTGAGGCTGCTGCACAGATAATACAG GCCAGTGAGGCAAGAGTGAACTTTGTGGCCCTAAGGCAGTCTGGTGTGCAGCTGCCAGATGCTGTTGAGGATGGTGGCacaccaagcagcagcagcagcagcagcggaggGAGTCCAGTGCACCATCGGAGGAGACCTGACCAGAATCATTACAGACGAAAATCAAACTACCAAAAG GATCTACCTCAAGGATACCTCAGCCAGGAAAAGACAGTTGCAATAAAAAAGGAGCCAAAGGAATCTTTGGGAATCACCATTGGAGGTGGAAGGGACAATAAAAACAAACTTCCTATTTATGTAACTAGCGTGCAACCCATTGGATGCCTCTTCAGGGATGGCAGGATCAAGAGAG GAGATGTGCTTTTGAATATAAATGGCATCGATTTGACTCATCTAAACTACTATGAAGCTGTCTCAGCACTGAAATCCAATGCAGCTTCCCACACGGTAGTGCTGAAAGCCCTGGAAATTCTTGTACCAGAGAGGGTGCCAGAACCCACAGACCCATCCTCTGATATCAGGGAACACGGATTCAGTTGGTCACCCCTTTGGATCACATGGCTTGGATTACCTAC CTATCTTCACTTCTGTCAAGATATTGTCCTTCGTAAAAGTAACTCAGAAAGCTGGGGATTCAGCATTGTTGGAGGCTTTGAAGAAGGCAAAGGAAACCagccatttttcattaaaaccaTAGTGCCTGCAACACCTGCCTTCTGTGACAGAAGACTAAA GTGCGGAGATGAAATAGTGGCAGTAAATGGAGTATCTGCTGTTGGAATGAGCAACTCTGAGCTAATTCCCATGCTGAAAGAACAGAAGAACAAAGTCACTCTTACATTGGTGTCTTGGCCCGGAAGTCTTGTGTAA